Within Solea solea chromosome 1, fSolSol10.1, whole genome shotgun sequence, the genomic segment tgacctCGTCttcatctacgtcacatgattgcgtctttatctgcgtcacttgatcgcgtctttatctacatcacatgatcacatctttatctacatcacatgatcgcgtctttatctgcgtcacatgaccgcgtcttcatctacgtcacatgattgcgtctttatctgcgtcacgtgatcgcgtctttatctacatcacatgatcacgtctttatctgcgtcacatgatcgcatatttatctgcgtcacatgatcgcgtctttgtctacgtcacgtgattgcgtctttatctacgtcacacgatTGCGTCTTTATcggcgtcacatgatcgcgtctttatctacatcacatgatcacgtctttatctacgtcacatgatcgcgtctttgtctgcgtcacatgaccgcgtcttcatctacgtcacatgattgcgtctttatctacgtcacatgatcacatctttatctgcgtcacatgatcgcgtctttatctacgtcacatgattgcgtctttatctctgtcacatgatcgcatgatcgcgtctttatctgcgtcacatgattgcatcttcatctacgtcacatggttgcgtctttatctacgtcacatgatcacatctttatctacgtcacataataacgtctttatctacgtcacatgattgcgtctttatctgcgtcacatgatcacgtctttatctgtgtcacatgatcacatctttatctacgtcacatgatcacgtctttatctacgtcacatgatcacatctttatctgcgtcacatgatcgcatctttatctgtgtcacatgatcgcatgatcgcgtctttatctgcgtcacatgattgCATCTTCATCTACGTTACATGgttgcgtctttatctacgtcacatgatcacatctttatctacgtcacatgataacgtctttatctacgtcacatgatcgcgtctttatctgcgtcacattaTCGTGTCTTTagctacgtcacatgatcacgtctttatctacgttacatgatcacatgactgcGTCTTCATCTACGTCACATTACAGCATCTTTATCTACGTcgcatgaccgcgtctttatctgcctcacatgatcgtgtctttatctacgtcacatgaccgcgtctttatctacgtcacatgatcacctGTGTTTataaacactcactctctcacaccaaagctcacagagaaaattagtgattttcagaagttgttgatccactgctgcctccatcaattttgtcacttcagtgtttgaaatccatcgttcagattgacctcagtgacacaaagtgaccacacaaggcagcagaggaccagcagctaaaatcactgataatCTCTCTGAGCTTTGGTCTTAAATATAAAGCAACTCcagtttaaatgaatagatacTGGTTCACTAAGCTtccttctgattggctgacaggCTCAGTGACCTCTGTCTGACCTTCTGATTGACTGACAGGCTCAGTGACCTCTGTCTGATCTTATGGTTGACTGACAGGCTCAGTGACCTCTGTCTGACCTTCTGACTGGCTGACCAGTTTCATCTCCTTTTTTACAGGATGTTGTCGTCTCCATCCACCACCTCTGTCGCCGCCTCCCGCTCCTCCGTTCCTGCTCCTCCCCGCCATCTTGCATTGGAAACCTACTGGAGGGAGGTAGATAGCAttaaggaggagagggaggaggaggaggaggacgaggaggaggaagatgagaggAAGAGTGTGGATGGTGAGTGAAAGCTGCAGCAGAGTGACACCTCCTGTCTGTGTGACTCAAATCTCCATGTCTCTGTTCACCTGCAGaggtggagatggaggaggCGTGGCTGACAGGGGCGGGGCTATCGTCCCTGGTGACGGGTtcctctgaggaggaggagctgccaGCAGAGGCACTGATGTCCACACTGActcaccagcaggtggcgacagtgaggaggaggctGGACAACTACAACGAGACGCTGAGGAAGAAGAAcaggcagccaatcagagatgTCCGAGACATCTTCACTCAGGTGAGACAcccagacagtgagagagagagagagcgatacatgagagggagagagagagacagagagagagacatgagagagagagacacacatgagagagagacacatgagagagagacatgagagagacacatgagagagagagagagagcgacatgAGCGAGAGACACATGTTAGAGAAACatgagagacagatagagagagagagaaagagagagagagagagacagacataagtgagagacatgagagagatttgatttttaaaacacaactttatttGCCGTTATAAAACAGCCTCACTTTGTGTGCTTTTTCAATTAAATAAtccacatatatacaaacacatacacacacacaaacatatacacatatacaaacacacaaacacatacaaacatatacacatactgtatatacaaacacatacacatatatacaaacacatacacacatacaaacatatacaaacacacaaacacatacacacatacaaacatatatacaaacacatacaaacatacaaacatatacacatatacaaacatatacacatatatacaaacacatacacacatacaaacatatacacatatatacaaacacatacacacatacatacacatatatacaaaaatatacacatatataaacatacaaacatatacacatatatacaaacacatacacacatacaaacatatacacttatatacaaacacatacacacatacaaacacatacaaacatattcacatgtatgcaaacacatacacatacagtatatacaaacacaaacacatatagtagtatagtatagtcctttattgtcattgtaaccTGTACAACGAAATTACAAAAGTGCCAGACAATTAgtgcataaataaaaatattaaatcaaattaaaaagtaaaataaatgaataaccaACATACAACACATCCTTCCCATActacaggaaaacacacataccaccattcattttgtttgattgttttttatgGCATTGAGGGCGGTTATTGTTGTCGAATAGAAACTGTTTTTAGGTCTGTTTGTTCTTGATTTGATTGTCCTTTATCGCCTGCCTGATGGTAACAGTTCAAACAAGGCGTGACCCGGATGGAAAGTGTCTTTTACAATGGTCTGTGCTCTTTTAGCACAGCGAGCACTGTGAAGTTCATCCAGTGAGGGGAGGGGGCAACCGACTAtcctctgtgctgtgttgaTGACCCGTTGCAAGGCCTTTTCTGGGCTACTGTGCAGCTGCTAAACCACACACATAGACATTATGTTAAGATGGATTCTATGGAGCACCTGTAGAAGGATACCAGCAGTCTCTGTGTGATGTCATTCCTCCTGAGGACCCTCAGGAAGTGCAGTCTCTGTTGGGCCTTTTTAAGCACCTTCGTTTACACGCCAGGTCAGGCCTTCCTCGATGTGAACACCCAGTAAGCGGAAGTCCGACAACTGCTCCATGCGATCCCCATTGATGGTGAGTGGTGCGATGTCAGTCTTTTTCCTCCTGTAATCAATCACCAGCTCCTTGGTCTTTGCTGTATTGAGGAGAAGATTATTCTCCTACACCACACTTCTTGATGTTCAACCTCATCTCTGTAGGCAGAATCATCTGTTCCAGCGATGAGCCCCACCACCGTagtgtcgtccgcaaacttcactatgatgttgttgttgtgatgggTGGAGGTGCAGTCGTGCGTGTAGAGAGTGTACAGCAAGGGGCTCAACACGCAGCCCTGCGGGGAGCCGGTGCTGAGGCTGAGTGCCGTATATGTGTGATGGCCCAGTCTCACCCTCCGCCGATAATCCAACTTGGCCCCTTTGATGCCTCTCTTCAGGTCAGCCCGGGCCGCAGAGTAAAGGGCCTGGTCACCAGACCTAAAGGCGGTGTTCCTCTCCCTCAGCAGCCGCTGGTCCTCCCGGGTCATCCAGGGCTTCTGGTTGGGGTAGACCCAAATCTGGTTTTTTTACGGTAACAGTGTCTATGCAGTATCGTATGTAACACAGTACACTGTCTGTAAACATCTCCAGGTCTTGATGTGAAAACACATCCCAATTGGTCCTGTCACAGCAGTCCTGCAGCTGGTGAGGGGCTCAGGCCAGGTTGTTATAGTTTTTGTGATAGTGGGTCTACTTTTCCTGAGGGGAGCATATGCAGGAATTAGCAGCAGAGACAAATGTagacaaacaaatcacttcTTCAGCACTTTACCAAACAACAGGTCATCATCTTCAACCTGATCCTGGTAGcaccacatgtttttaaaagagaGTGAGGTCTcctgacaatttaaaaaaactaaaatccaGCCAAGATCCTGGCCctgatcagctccacacacactggAACAGGAGATATGGCTTAggcacagtccaaaaacatgcaatgtggggataggtaaattggacactccaaattgaccataggagtgagtgtgagagtgaatggttgtttgtctctatctgtgtgtggccctgcgatggactggcgaactgtccagggtgtaccccgcctatcgcccgatgtagctgagattggcacagcaccccccgcgaccctctggcagaggataaagcagtagatgatgactgactgactgacttccctcctgcagctcagagggAGCTGTCCTCTCTGAAGACTGTCTGACACCACCTCAAGCAGGTCGACACCTATGATGGGCCAGAAAGACTGTCAATCCTTGGTGCTTTGCCACTCTGCAAAGACATCATCGCTTTGTGCAGCCCCTGCAGCGTTAAAACTGCCCCCAGCTCCAAATTTGCTTTAGAGTTTACCTGAGGGAGACCTGCAAGGAAGCTGCTGTGCACATCTGGATTATCTGACCATTCACTCTTAAAGAGGTTTCTATAGAAACTGACAGCAAACTTTCTGAATGATCTTCCTCTGTCCATTTTTCTGCTCTATCCCAAAGAAGAATCGAGATGGGGCATTCATCTGAGCCACATTTAGAAACCTGGACCTGACCAGAGCCCCCTGTGCTGACACACCCAGCAGGTTGGCTTTGGCTGCCCTTTCAAGAGGACTCTGCTAAGGACTGCAGTTCTTTCGCCTCAAACTCCAGATTTTTTAAAGATCGGGTTAAGTCTCTCGTGACATTGCGAGTGAACTGTTGGCAGAGTTGCCAGATCTGAACTTTGCCACAATCCCACCACTGCTGAGTGCTGGGAAAGGCAGGCCTGCTCTCTCTATGGCTCTCCCAGAAATACTTAAAAGCAGTTCTAAAAGCCTGGTTGTATAAAGAGCAGTGTTAAAATGCCAATAGGCACTCTTTAAAccaatgtttttaataaaaacagagcAGGAGACTAAAGAGTGGTCGCTAACACCCACAGGCTGAATGtgacatcttttaaaaaatatttaaatgatgtgtaAAATTAATAAAGGTTGTCCAGCCGAGCTAATGATAAAAAGTTCTCTCTTGAATGAGTCCAGGTGTATTGCCTGTGATTACTGTGTTTGTATGAGCTGTGTGATCCTGCTGGATGAAGCAGGGTGGGCTTCTGAATGATTCCTGTCTAAAAGAGGAGTATTTTCAAAAGTTGCTTTGACTTTCAATAACACACCTGGAATAATTTCTTCAGAAACAAGAGAAACGGGAAAAAAATTCTTTGAAAAtaacccccccaacccccacacTACGGCTGGATGTATGGCTTAAAATCACCTCCCCATTAAAAGCCTGCCTCCATTCACACTCATTGTCTGCAGTGCTGTGGGTCTCCTGCACAAACATGATGTCTACTCTTTTAATCTCCATGAGTTTAAAAAGAGCAGCTCTCTTAAAATCAGCTCAGGCTCCGCCCAGATTTAAAATACTCAATTTAAAATCACATATAgataaaaagtagaaaaacataCACCAAATCATAATAAAAGAGGAGCAGATTTTACCACTTTACTGATGTGTTTCTTTAATCTAAAAATCTCCTGATCAGACAGGACATCTTCTGCCATCCCAGACTTCCTGGTGAGAAACCTGGCTTCGCCTCGCCTCTCCCAGGACAGGATCAGATCAGATGACCCTCCCCTCCGCAGCCAAAATATTTCATGGTTTCCGATGTTGCAAATACCACATACGAATAATTATCgactttgaaaagaaaaagacaggtTCAGATCACGGGGGGGGGTCTTTCAGGATCATGTAGACCTGTCTACGGTGACTGATGACATGCTTTAGTTTGGCTGATTTAGAGCCCAGTAACACCATCTGTATCTGTGACACTAGGGAGAACAACAGTGAAAGTGTCCTGAATGACCACACCACTCTCCACCACCTCGCTAACCTTAGTCGTAGCATCTAAAAACAAAACGATCACTCCGTTCATTTTAGAGGCCGATTTCACAGACGCATATCCCACCACCTCACCCACAGCCAGGCCAGCCTCCTCCACACTGCACGGCATTGAGGGCACCAGCTTAACGGCATGACGGCGAGTTAAACGCTGTAAATTCACCACTGAGGCTGAgttagcacaaacacacacacaaactctctctcatacacacacacaaccacactttttcaacaacacaagacaaacaaaaaccacataAAACTAAAAAGTGAACTCAAGGAATTTTTCACAAAAAACCTCAAACATGctctcagctccacacacacttcaccatctcacagagagagagagagacacacacatgagagagagagagagagagagagaaagagacatgagagagaaagagacatgagagagagatagacagatgctgaggaagaagaacaggcagccaatcagagacgtCCGAGACATCTTCActcaggtgagacacacagacactgagagagaaatagagacaGAGTGAGTCGTAACTCAGCATTTTCTCTCAGTCAGAGGATGACTCAGCAGACAGAGGCTCCTCCCCTTCTTCTCACTGCTCCGAGTCACCAAGACGATATCACACATCCACAAAGACAATTCACCGCAACACTCACAGAggtacctgtctgtctgctcacctgtctgtctgtctgtttattatttatttatttaaaaaaaaaaacatcctctacaggtgtcaagtatttagcatgatctacccttacacttgaacaataacacagctctgttaatactggagtggaaccgTAATTCATGTTACTGGTAAaccctgtgtttgtcctactatttcatttaaagaaatatctgctgtaaaaaacatCTATTACTGCAGGTAATATTATTAAtacaagacatgcttgagcattacatacacatgttggaTGAGTTAAACTCTTGACAGctcgctaatatataagaccagctTTCAGTCGCATAAGTcgtgtgtttattgttgttgttgttgttgttgtttacagctcacccctcccttctatttgtttgttgttgttgttgttgttgtttacagctCGCCCCTCCCTCCCATCTTTACGACATGACGATCaactctctgaacacacactaAGACCCTCCCCTCCTGTCACTCTGTCAGCTGATTGGCTCCTGCGAGACTCTCCATACTCAGAGGGTGTGGCTGAGCACAAAAAGGGTGGGGCTTGTTGGGACTGTCTGCATTTCCAAGGTGATGACAATAGTGATGTCATCACGGTAAGTTTGATGCTCTGTCGCCTTCTGCTGGTCAGGTTTCTCTGAGCAGTCAcgctttcagtgtgtgtgtgtgggtgtgcgtgtgtgtgtttgtagtttgtACCTGTCTCACCCTCCCAGGGTCTCACCTGCACTGATGACCTGTCGTCATGTGACCTCACTCAGCTTGGCTTCTTCGCTCACATTGAGCTCTCCACCTTCCTGCTCGCCCTTGGCGTTGAAACCAAACAGACACGCCCACCTCGCCACAGGAGGAggggtgagacacacacacacacagacacccacacacgtccctccatccattcatcaacgcagcagtgacacacactgaccacaggaggcagcagcagtgacacacactgaccacacaaggccgcagtgacacacactgcccacaggaggcagcagtgacacacactgaccacaggaggccgcagtgacacacactgaccacaggaggccgcagtgacacacactgaccacacgaggccgcagtgacacacactgaccacaggaggcagcagctcTGTCCCTTTAATGagacagtgtgcgtgtgtgtgtgtgtgtgtgtgtgtgtgtgtgtgtgtgtctcagacgCTGGAGTGTTTGGACGTCCTCTGAAGTTACTTTTACACAACGACAGGAAAACATTTCCTGGACTCAAAGTCCCAGTCGTCTTTCAGAGGGTGAGTCTGTCCCTCACCTGTCCCTCACCTGTCCCTCACATGTCCCTCGTCTGTCCCTCGCCTGTCCTTCGTCTGTCCCTCGTCTGTCCCTCACCTTTCCCTTGTCTGTCTCTCGCCATCCCTTGCATGTCCCTCGTCTGTTTCTCGTCTGTTTCTTGCCTGTCCCTCGTCTGTCCCTCGCCTTTCCCTTGTCTGTCCCTCGCCATCCCTCGCCTGTCCCTCGCCTGTCCCTGTGTAGATGGCTCTGGCTCTTCCTAGAGTTAGAAATTGtcgtcacaaacaaacaccatggtaacatgtttgtttgttcctgGTGAACTTTGaacagaccagaccagaccaggtcagaccagaccagaccaggtcaggtcaggtcaggtcaggtcaggtcaggtcaggtcaggtcaggtcaggtcaggtcaggtctgaCCAGCCCAGGTGAGACCAGGTGAGACCAGGTCAGGTTAGGTCAGGTCAAGTGAGACCAGACCAGGTGAGACCACGTCAGATCAGGTGAGACTAGGTGAGACCAGACCAGGTGAGACCAGGTCAGGTCAGGGGAGACCAGACCAGGTGAGACCAGGTTAAAATACAACGCTGTATCGCTGtaacatgactcagcataaaTTCAGTCTccatgtgtttctctgtttcttctattatgtgtgtagttgttgtctaTCTTAGAACATACTGGTCTACAGACTGAGGGGATTCTGAGGGTTTCAGGATCAGCAGCAAGATTAAAGGTAACAcactgacctgtctgtctgtctcacctgtttgtctgtctgtctcacctgcctgtctgtctgtctgtctcacctgtctgtccgtctcacatgtttgtctgtctgtctctctgtctcacctgtttgtctgtctgtctgtctcacctgtctttctgtttgtctcactgtctcacatgtttgtctgtctctgtctcactgtctcacttgcctgtctgtctgtctctttctcactgtctcacctgtctgtctgtctgtccgtctgtctgtccgtccatctgtctcatctgtctgtctgtctctgtctcacctgcctgtctgtatgtctcacctgtctgtttGCAGTACCTGCGCAGAGAGATAGACAGGTGTGGAGAAGTGATGGACTGGTCAGCAGTGAGACAGGTGGAAGCTGCAGGACTGCTGAAGCTTTTCATCAGAGAATTGGATACACctttactgacacacacacacctgagctaCTACAGAGCAGTGctgagtgagacacacacacacacacacacacacacacacagctagcCTGAtagtctgcctgtctgtctgtctgactgtctgactgcctgtctgtctgtctgtctgtctgtctgtctcctcagAAGTGTCCTCTGTCCTTCATCAGGTTCAGACTCTTCATCTTCTCACTTTGTTACTTCCTgaagaaaacagagacacactgcaAGTAAAcagtgcgcgcacacacacacacaccagcacctGTTTCCACAGGAACATAATAACTCCGATCCGTTTCCATGGTTACAGGCCCTGCTGGTCTTCCTTCGTAAGGTGGTCTCTTATCAGGACCAGAACCGCATGTCTCTGTGGAACGTCTCCATGGTGATGGCCCCAAACCTGTTCACCTGTCGTCACAGCAACAGCAAGCACTCTGTCGCTAAGCaacaggaggagctggaggaggcgcTGGGCGGGGCTCACCTGGTTCAGCTAATGATAACTCACCAGGACCTGCTGTGGACCGTGAGTCTCAGGACACGGGTCTCTGTGACGGCGCTGTCTCACCTGCccgtgacatcacttcctgtcctctgtGCTAGGTCCCCAAGTTCCTGCTGTctcaggtgagacaggtgaacCAGGTGTCCAGTCAGAAATCCTTTGGACTGATGAGAGCCAAGAGGCGACTTCTGAGGAAGAAGACTGACAAGAACCACACAGACCAGGTGAGACCAGACCAGATGACAGAGCTCACCACCAGGTAAGGGGGAAGAATGGGGACAGGAGACTCGATGGACAGGGCATCAGCCTTGACATTACATGAACCCGGACGATAAGaaacaacaaagtgaaaacGGGTAAAGAAAAGTGACCACCTGGACTGCCTGGGTTTAAGGCGATTTGCCGCTCGGAGGTACTTGTGGTGATCCGTCCAGACAAGAAACCGATGCTCCGCTCCCTCCAGCCAGTGCGTCCATTCCTCAAGCGCAGATTTAATGGCCGGCAGCTCTCTGTCCCCCACACTGTAATTCCTCTCCTTCTGGTCTGAACACGCCTTCTGAGACAGGATGGCCCCCACCCCGGAGTCCGAGGCGTCCACCACAAACTGACAATGAGGGTCGGCGTGATGGAGAATGGGTACAGAGGTGAACTGGTGTTTAAGCTCCCTGAAGGCACGGTCAGCATCTGGGTTCCACTGGAAGGACTGCAACACAGAGGTGAGGGAATGTAACGGGGCAAAGATGGAACTATAATTGCGAATGAAGGTAGAAATTCGCAAACCCCAGGAAATGCTGAAGGGCTTTCCTGGAGTCCAGAACCGACCATTCACGCACTGCCCGGACCTTCTTGGGATCCGCCTGGACCTTCTCGGGATCCATCCAGATCTCTCCGGGTGAAATGATGAATCCCAAGAACTCACATTTCTCTGCCTTTACATACAGGTGGTGCTGCAACAATCTCTCCAGCACTTGGCGGACAGGAGAAAATGAGAATGGCATCACCAGATAGTCATAATGCCCCAGCGTTTAACAACGAGTGTTAAACGCTGTCTTCCACCCTTCCCCCGCCCTGATATGAACTAAATGATAGGCGTTACAGAGATCAAGCTTGGTGAAGATGGTGGCTCCTTTGAGGAGTCCAAATGCTGATGACATT encodes:
- the arhgap28 gene encoding rho GTPase-activating protein 28 isoform X2; the protein is MLRKKNRQPIRDVRDIFTQSEDDSADRGSSPSSHCSESPRRYHTSTKTIHRNTHRARPSLPSLRHDDQLSEHTLRPSPPVTLSADWLLRDSPYSEGVAEHKKGGACWDCLHFQGDDNSDVITFVPVSPSQGLTCTDDLSSCDLTQLGFFAHIELSTFLLALGVETKQTRPPRHRRRDAGVFGRPLKLLLHNDRKTFPGLKVPVVFQRLLSILEHTGLQTEGILRVSGSAARLKYLRREIDRCGEVMDWSAVRQVEAAGLLKLFIRELDTPLLTHTHLSYYRAVLKVSSVLHQVQTLHLLTLLLPEENRDTLQALLVFLRKVVSYQDQNRMSLWNVSMVMAPNLFTCRHSNSKHSVAKQQEELEEALGGAHLVQLMITHQDLLWTVPKFLLSQVRQVNQVSSQKSFGLMRAKRRLLRKKTDKNHTDQITELCEGVIRVHAPLHTKVSMAIQLDDQTRAKDITSRFECENSPVQCLYEVGGNICERRLHPDCILLDVHRVNPHCDWLIKP
- the arhgap28 gene encoding rho GTPase-activating protein 28 isoform X1, with the protein product MLSSPSTTSVAASRSSVPAPPRHLALETYWREVDSIKEEREEEEEDEEEEDERKSVDEVEMEEAWLTGAGLSSLVTGSSEEEELPAEALMSTLTHQQVATVRRRLDNYNETLRKKNRQPIRDVRDIFTQSEDDSADRGSSPSSHCSESPRRYHTSTKTIHRNTHRARPSLPSLRHDDQLSEHTLRPSPPVTLSADWLLRDSPYSEGVAEHKKGGACWDCLHFQGDDNSDVITFVPVSPSQGLTCTDDLSSCDLTQLGFFAHIELSTFLLALGVETKQTRPPRHRRRDAGVFGRPLKLLLHNDRKTFPGLKVPVVFQRLLSILEHTGLQTEGILRVSGSAARLKYLRREIDRCGEVMDWSAVRQVEAAGLLKLFIRELDTPLLTHTHLSYYRAVLKVSSVLHQVQTLHLLTLLLPEENRDTLQALLVFLRKVVSYQDQNRMSLWNVSMVMAPNLFTCRHSNSKHSVAKQQEELEEALGGAHLVQLMITHQDLLWTVPKFLLSQVRQVNQVSSQKSFGLMRAKRRLLRKKTDKNHTDQITELCEGVIRVHAPLHTKVSMAIQLDDQTRAKDITSRFECENSPVQCLYEVGGNICERRLHPDCILLDVHRVNPHCDWLIKP